Proteins from a single region of Carassius carassius chromosome 37, fCarCar2.1, whole genome shotgun sequence:
- the znf362b gene encoding zinc finger protein 362b isoform X1, translating to MAEPRFNNPYFWPPPPSMPGQLDNLVLIDKIKEQLMAEKIRPPHLPPTTVPSQQTLLVASSPSEDGQHVMSIPKLQQVPGLQAHNSSQPDIALHARPASSTIAELNIDDKSTVKAKGLWEDWHMRQALDQASRVNHRSAGLTLSSRTESHNTSEAITPTTPTSSSQNRLGGAPSLNTISSLASGPGMDHVKSGGLVGMLGPQPKAPRGRKKIKAENNTGPLLVMPYPLLASGPDQAITIAKEGKTYRCKVCPLTFLNKSEMQIHSKSHTEVKPHKCPHCSKSFANASYLAQHLRIHLGIKPYHCSYCENSFRQLSHLQQHTRIHTGDRPYKCAQPGCEKAFTQLSNLQSHQRQHNKDKPYKCPNCYRAYTDSASLQIHLSAHAIKNAKSYCCSMCGRTYTSETYLMKHMSKHTVVEHLISHHSPQRTESPNIPIRISLI from the exons ATGGCAGAGCCTCGATTCAATAATCCATATTTCTGGCCACCACCTCCCTCTATGCCTGGTCAA CTGGATAACCTGGTTCTTATCGACAAGATCAAAGAGCAACTGATGGCAGAAAAAATTAGACCTCCGCATTTGCCGCCCACCACTGTTCCCTCTCAGCAGACTCTGCTGGTGGCCTCTTCACCTTCAGAAGATGGGCAACATGTGATGTCTATCCCCAAGCTGCAGCAGGTGCCGGGTCTTCAGGCCCACAACTCCTCTCAGCCTGACATCGCCCTGCACGCCCGCCCAGCATCCAGCACCATTGCAG AGCTGAATATAGATGACAAGTCTACAGTGAAGGCAAAGGGGTTATGGGAAGATTGGCACATGCGACAAGCATTGGACCAAGCCTCTAGAGTGAACCATCGCTCAG CAGGTCTCACGCTGTCATCCCGCACGGAAAGCCACAACACCTCTGAGGCTATAACTCCCACAACCCCGACATCTAGCAGCCAGAACCGCTTGGGCGGCGCACCTTCTTTAAACACCATTTCCAGCCTGGCTAGCGGCCCTGGCATGGACCATGTGAAAAGTGGAGGTCTGGTGGGGATGCTGGGACCACAACCCAAAGCTCCCCGGGGCCGCAAGAAGATTAAAGCAGAGAACAACACAGGCCCATTGTTGGTGATGCCCTATCCGCTTCTGGCCTCAGGCCCTGACCAGGCGATTACCATCGCCAAAGAGGGAAAAACATACAG GTGTAAAGTGTGTCCCCTTACTTTCTTAAACAAGTCAGAGATGCAGATTCATTCCAAGTCCCACACAGAGGTCAAACCCCACAAGTGTcctcactgttcaaagtcattcGCCAACGCCTCATACCTAGCACAGCACTTACGTATTCACTTAGGCATTAAACCCTACCACTGCTCCTATTGTGAGAACTCCTTCCGCCAATTATCACACCTCCAGCAGCACACCAG GATTCATACTGGTGACAGACCATATAAATGTGCCCAACCAGGATGTGAAAAGGCATTCACACAACTCTCGAACTTACAG TCTCACCAGAGACAACATAACAAAGACAAGCCATACAAGTGTCCGAACTGCTACCGTGCATACACAGACTCGGCCTCCTTACAGATCCATCTCTCCGCACATGCCATTAAGAACGCTAAATCGTACTGTTGCAGCATGTGTGGTCGCACATACACCTCA gAGACCTACCTTATGAAGCACATGTCCAAACACACCGTGGTGGAGCATCTGATCAGCCACCATTCCCCACAGAGAACAGAATCTCCCAACATCCCCATACGCATTTCACTTATTTGA
- the znf362b gene encoding zinc finger protein 362b isoform X2 produces the protein MAEPRFNNPYFWPPPPSMPGQLDNLVLIDKIKEQLMAEKIRPPHLPPTTVPSQQTLLVASSPSEDGQHVMSIPKLQQVPGLQAHNSSQPDIALHARPASSTIAELNIDDKSTVKAKGLWEDWHMRQALDQASRVNHRSGLTLSSRTESHNTSEAITPTTPTSSSQNRLGGAPSLNTISSLASGPGMDHVKSGGLVGMLGPQPKAPRGRKKIKAENNTGPLLVMPYPLLASGPDQAITIAKEGKTYRCKVCPLTFLNKSEMQIHSKSHTEVKPHKCPHCSKSFANASYLAQHLRIHLGIKPYHCSYCENSFRQLSHLQQHTRIHTGDRPYKCAQPGCEKAFTQLSNLQSHQRQHNKDKPYKCPNCYRAYTDSASLQIHLSAHAIKNAKSYCCSMCGRTYTSETYLMKHMSKHTVVEHLISHHSPQRTESPNIPIRISLI, from the exons ATGGCAGAGCCTCGATTCAATAATCCATATTTCTGGCCACCACCTCCCTCTATGCCTGGTCAA CTGGATAACCTGGTTCTTATCGACAAGATCAAAGAGCAACTGATGGCAGAAAAAATTAGACCTCCGCATTTGCCGCCCACCACTGTTCCCTCTCAGCAGACTCTGCTGGTGGCCTCTTCACCTTCAGAAGATGGGCAACATGTGATGTCTATCCCCAAGCTGCAGCAGGTGCCGGGTCTTCAGGCCCACAACTCCTCTCAGCCTGACATCGCCCTGCACGCCCGCCCAGCATCCAGCACCATTGCAG AGCTGAATATAGATGACAAGTCTACAGTGAAGGCAAAGGGGTTATGGGAAGATTGGCACATGCGACAAGCATTGGACCAAGCCTCTAGAGTGAACCATCGCTCAG GTCTCACGCTGTCATCCCGCACGGAAAGCCACAACACCTCTGAGGCTATAACTCCCACAACCCCGACATCTAGCAGCCAGAACCGCTTGGGCGGCGCACCTTCTTTAAACACCATTTCCAGCCTGGCTAGCGGCCCTGGCATGGACCATGTGAAAAGTGGAGGTCTGGTGGGGATGCTGGGACCACAACCCAAAGCTCCCCGGGGCCGCAAGAAGATTAAAGCAGAGAACAACACAGGCCCATTGTTGGTGATGCCCTATCCGCTTCTGGCCTCAGGCCCTGACCAGGCGATTACCATCGCCAAAGAGGGAAAAACATACAG GTGTAAAGTGTGTCCCCTTACTTTCTTAAACAAGTCAGAGATGCAGATTCATTCCAAGTCCCACACAGAGGTCAAACCCCACAAGTGTcctcactgttcaaagtcattcGCCAACGCCTCATACCTAGCACAGCACTTACGTATTCACTTAGGCATTAAACCCTACCACTGCTCCTATTGTGAGAACTCCTTCCGCCAATTATCACACCTCCAGCAGCACACCAG GATTCATACTGGTGACAGACCATATAAATGTGCCCAACCAGGATGTGAAAAGGCATTCACACAACTCTCGAACTTACAG TCTCACCAGAGACAACATAACAAAGACAAGCCATACAAGTGTCCGAACTGCTACCGTGCATACACAGACTCGGCCTCCTTACAGATCCATCTCTCCGCACATGCCATTAAGAACGCTAAATCGTACTGTTGCAGCATGTGTGGTCGCACATACACCTCA gAGACCTACCTTATGAAGCACATGTCCAAACACACCGTGGTGGAGCATCTGATCAGCCACCATTCCCCACAGAGAACAGAATCTCCCAACATCCCCATACGCATTTCACTTATTTGA